Genomic window (Bombus pascuorum chromosome 8, iyBomPasc1.1, whole genome shotgun sequence):
ttccctttcatatcagtttttaattttctttattttctaattcttctataattaagaaatcagacgagataaagaaataatatcgtGGACATTGATAAACGTTATCGAAGCAACGAACAACGAGACCATGCGGATCGTGTTTCTAAACTGATAATCCTCCTCTATTCCCATTTCGTGCTTTGTAATGGTAAACCAGTCACACGCAATAGACGATGCGCATTACAATTACCGTAGACAAAAACACCTACACATCGAAATCTTACCATGACATATACGTCAGTGTTCCATTATCTTTCACCAGCTCTATTCAAGACTCTAAAAATGGCGCATAGCTTTGTGTCAAAATCGCCCTGGATCGTAAATCAAATACTCTGTCATTCTTGATCCGACGTTCCTTTATGCACCTGTCGCGACAAGAAATCTATTCCTGTTCTCGATTTTCTTCGTGAACGATTGGCCATCGCGTGATCTTCGATATCTGATCCTAACTGCGACCTTCTGTTTCAATCCTAACTGGGTCGTTTAAATCAAACGCTCATAACCACTCAACCCTTTTGATTTCTTTATGTAACAGTACATTCTAGTAATTAGaagtataatttacaatatggtggagcaaatataatttaattagatataGATCTTTAAACTGTACGatataattggaaattatatCCACAGggattatacaatattacaaatatgttGTTGGAGAAATAGAAATACTATGGACGGCCACGAGTCGATGCTGAAATAAATCAACGAGTAAAAATAATGGGAAcgtattgaataaatattgaaagtaCGGATGCATTTTATGTTATTCCAAAAAGATATACGAATTGATAAAGGTGGTTTCTCTcttatgaattttcaaatatctacgatatttactttatatgatatttactgtatacgatattttattctcaACCAGCAATATATaagagtaataaaaaatgatcaaGGAGAGATTACGAAGCCACTTTCCAAATGAAAGTCGTTTCAAACTCCAAGAGGAGAGAAATTCCCGGAATATTTTTCGACCGAGTAAGGAAAAAGCGAGTTGCTTTTTAAGCCCTGCGTGAACGTTCTAAGAAAAAGTAGACTTCGCGATCTTCTCTTGTTCTCTGAAACGAGGCGTACCATTAAAGCCGCCCCTCGAAGGACTTCGCCGTGGCGGGGAACAATTATTCGAACAATCGCGTCGCCGGTCACCTTTGCCACCTTCGAAAGCGCGCGCTACGCCCAACAATGATATTCGAAACGATCCGTGGCGCGAGGCTCGGTGATGCATTGCGAGGCTGGTGCCACCGTAACACACGCGTATCCGACTACAATGAGACAGTCATTCCAGGCGACAATCGCAACTTGGGGACGACGCGTGGGCTACGCAACCCAGTGCCTCGCCTAAACGGATGTACAATGCACAATGCGGACGCATAGTGACACGGCTGTCGACGCGTGCTCGTTCAGATCTATCTCTTTGTTTAGAAAATCGacaagaagaagatgaaacgAATCTTCTTCGACCGTGAAGGTCGTGATGACAGGTTTCTATGACCCTGAAATTGCAGGATCTTTCACAGGAAAGGATGATCTCGTCAATGGAACATGCTACCTGTACTACGACTTCAATACGAACTAATGGGTTCGATACGAATGATATCGATCTTTAATTTGAATCGAGTTTACAGTTAGCGTTGATCGATCGATAGAGTCTGCACTTGGTATCAACGGAATTAAATTGGAAATCTTAAATCTTGTTCGATTCTAAGTACGTAGACACTTTGGTTAAGCTTTTTTGCAATGTAGTTTAATTTCTTCAGAAATTCAATTCAACATTTTTGAAAAGCCCCGGACCGTGACTACCTAGACCCACGTTGAAGCCATTAAACACTCAAACTTTGTGGTATCGGCGTGCCGATCTTTCTGGTCGATAGAGTACCGTGTTCTATACGCAAGGCCAGAAACAATCGTAAAAACCGTCGCTGAAACGGATGCAACGGGCATGTTGAATTGGAGCGGGCGACCTCCAGGGGCACGGGTGGGCTGCGAGGCGTTAAGTATTAGCCGTGTGTCGCTGCTACTCGATGACTGCCTTAATGCTGATAAGCCGAGGAAACGGCCACGCGCCCAGCCCGCAGAGAATGTTTGGCGTGTCCTGTGCCCCGCCCTTGGGGTTGGCGGGAGCAACTAGGTGGCCAGAGTGTACACAATGCCCCTATAAAAGCACCATCGAGCCAGCCAGATGCCAGCACATCCACTCCAGCCATCGAGGCAAACTATTCCAGTAGTTTAGCAACGAGCAAGCCCTTCGACAAACCTTTCAACATGTGCACCCTCGTAGCAGTCTTCCTCGTCGCTGCTCTTTCGGTAGCGACTGCGGCTCCTTCGGCGATTTTGGCACCTGGAGCAGCTCTGGCTGGTCCTCTCCTAGGCCCTGCTGCCCTTAGTGGACCGATCGTGGGACCCGCTGCCCTTGCAGGACCAGCTACCGGACCTGCTCGCCTCTCAGGAGCTGTAGATGGTGGCGCCATAGTGACTGGAGCTGTTGCTGGTCCCTCTCTAGTTTCCGGTAGTGTTGCTGGTGCAGCTGCACCCTGGCCAGCCGTAGCCGCTCCTTGGGGTGCACCATGGGGTAAGTAAAGTAGATTCCTATATTCCACGAACTGACACTCGCCGGTATATTTATCCATAATATAGACCTTGTAGATAGATTACGTTGATAAGAGGATGTCTTAGAATGGTACCCAAAGATAAACGTACAACGGCGTTTGAATCGATGTGCTTTTTTTCGTAATGTTGATTGGATATTGTCGTTGCAAACCAGTCGCGTTCCATATATCCTTGTCG
Coding sequences:
- the LOC132909635 gene encoding tetra-peptide repeat homeobox protein 1-like translates to MCTLVAVFLVAALSVATAAPSAILAPGAALAGPLLGPAALSGPIVGPAALAGPATGPARLSGAVDGGAIVTGAVAGPSLVSGSVAGAAAPWPAVAAPWGAPWGTVLAGPAAHPAALAGPITAPALIAGPSGSIAAGPAGVGSILRADGHW